The following are from one region of the Fusarium verticillioides 7600 chromosome 1, whole genome shotgun sequence genome:
- a CDS encoding hypothetical protein (At least one base has a quality score < 10), translating into MATLDSSEVDSYILSVAKAFCSKDADRSMEEAAKLTCQNAKDINVAFMGITMALVMSDGERDSMQLAKDGAQHGEEFDGDVVGACADPSIPINRRKLIIKEYITHAETLEAMSNNMLGRLKSIRNEFFDLIQDVRRSNGKSKLTYTEQEVDQIDWVCLSAGCDLVTRSHWDLI; encoded by the exons ATGGCTACGCTTGATTCTTCAGAGGTTGATTCATACATCCTTTCCGTCGCCAAGGCCTTTTGCTCAAAGGATGCAGATCGTTCAATGGAAGAGGCAGCCAAACTGACATGCCAGAATGCAAAGGACATCAACGTTGCATTCATGGGAATCACCATGGCACTTGTTATGTCGGATGGCGAGAGAG ATAGCATGCAGCTGGCTAAAGATGGCGCTCAGCATGGAGAAG AATTTGATGGTGACGTCGTCGGTGCATGTGCAGATCCAAGTATACCAATCAACAGacgcaagctcatcatcaaggaatACATCACA CACGCCGAAACCCTCGAGGCAATGTCGAATAACATGCTGGGCCGGCTTAAGAGTATTAGAAACGAATTTTTTGACCTAATCCAAGATGTTCGGCGTTCAAACGGGAAATCCAAATTGACCTACACAGAACAGGAAGTGGATCAAATCGACTGGGTCTGCCTGTCTGCTGGATGTGATCTAGTCACCCGATCTCACTGGGATTTGATCTAG